Proteins encoded within one genomic window of Cellulomonas flavigena DSM 20109:
- a CDS encoding Fur family transcriptional regulator, translating to MTDTELLREHGLRVTAPRLAVLGVLEDAAHLDADQVLQQVRTTLPAVSVQAVYDVLHALADAGLLRRIEPAGHPARYERRTGDNHHHVVCRGCGAVDDVDCVVGHAPCLTPSSSAGFAVETAEVTFWGLCPACRPER from the coding sequence GTGACCGACACCGAGCTGCTGCGTGAGCACGGGCTGCGGGTGACCGCACCCCGGCTCGCCGTGCTCGGCGTGCTCGAGGACGCCGCGCACCTCGACGCCGACCAGGTGCTGCAGCAGGTCCGCACGACCCTGCCGGCCGTCTCGGTGCAGGCCGTCTACGACGTCCTGCACGCACTGGCGGACGCGGGGCTGCTGCGCCGCATCGAGCCGGCCGGCCACCCCGCACGGTACGAGCGACGCACCGGGGACAACCACCACCACGTGGTGTGCCGCGGGTGCGGCGCCGTCGACGACGTCGACTGCGTCGTCGGGCACGCGCCCTGCCTCACACCGAGCTCGAGCGCAGGCTTCGCGGTCGAGACCGCCGAGGTCACCTTCTGGGGCCTGTGCCCTGCCTGCCGGCCCGAGCGCTGA
- the infC gene encoding translation initiation factor IF-3, translating to MPRTGAFLVPGVHHDEPEEHHISEPRINDRIRVAEVRLVGPNGEQVGIVRLEDALRLAQDADLDLVEVAPTARPPVCKIMDFGKFKYEADMKAREARRNQANTILKEIRFRLKIDPHDYGTKKGHVERFLKAGDKVKVMIMFRGREQSRPEMGVRLLQRLAADVAELGFIESMPKQDGRNMIMVLGPTKKKAEQRNEQRRAAAQAEDHADAQPDTAPEPVPWPPVAREPRPEPAAPAEAPASQSAPAPAAVAPRRSGPPAPRSTSTPSRSTTSAPRPASAPRPSSAPRAAAPGARPAPAARPAASSSSPAPSAAPSPAAAATPRPPAPRPTPRPAARPGPPAGGSAKPAPRPGPRATDGEQSG from the coding sequence GTGCCCAGGACGGGGGCCTTCCTCGTTCCTGGGGTCCACCACGACGAACCCGAGGAGCACCACATCAGCGAGCCCCGCATCAACGATCGGATCCGCGTCGCCGAGGTCCGACTCGTCGGACCCAACGGTGAGCAGGTCGGGATCGTGCGCCTGGAGGACGCTCTGCGTCTGGCCCAGGACGCGGACCTCGACCTGGTCGAGGTCGCCCCGACCGCACGTCCGCCCGTGTGCAAGATCATGGACTTCGGCAAGTTCAAGTACGAGGCCGACATGAAGGCGCGTGAGGCCCGGCGCAACCAGGCCAACACGATCCTCAAGGAGATCCGCTTCCGGCTGAAGATCGACCCGCACGACTACGGCACCAAGAAGGGCCATGTCGAGCGGTTCCTCAAGGCCGGCGACAAGGTCAAGGTCATGATCATGTTCCGCGGTCGCGAGCAGTCGCGCCCGGAGATGGGCGTGCGCCTCCTGCAGCGGCTGGCGGCGGACGTCGCCGAGCTCGGCTTCATCGAGAGCATGCCGAAGCAGGACGGCCGCAACATGATCATGGTGCTGGGTCCGACCAAGAAGAAGGCCGAGCAGCGCAACGAGCAGCGTCGCGCCGCGGCGCAGGCCGAGGACCACGCTGACGCGCAGCCCGACACGGCGCCCGAGCCCGTGCCGTGGCCCCCCGTGGCACGCGAGCCGCGCCCGGAGCCCGCGGCCCCCGCCGAGGCCCCCGCGTCGCAGTCCGCGCCCGCCCCGGCGGCCGTGGCCCCGCGCCGCTCCGGTCCGCCGGCGCCGCGCTCGACCTCCACGCCCTCGCGCTCGACGACCTCCGCACCGCGGCCTGCCTCGGCCCCGCGGCCGTCGTCGGCCCCGCGCGCGGCGGCGCCTGGTGCACGGCCTGCCCCGGCGGCCCGCCCCGCGGCGTCGTCGAGCAGCCCCGCGCCGAGCGCCGCACCGTCGCCGGCAGCAGCTGCCACCCCGCGCCCGCCGGCACCGCGTCCGACGCCCCGCCCCGCCGCCCGTCCGGGTCCTCCGGCGGGTGGGTCCGCGAAGCCCGCGCCTCGGCCGGGCCCGCGCGCCACGGACGGCGAGCAGTCCGGCTGA
- the rpmI gene encoding 50S ribosomal protein L35 → MPKNKTHSGAKKRFRVTGTGKVMREQANGRHLLEHKSSRRTRRIAGDVVVSPADTPRIKKLLGR, encoded by the coding sequence ATGCCGAAGAACAAGACGCACTCCGGTGCCAAGAAGCGGTTCCGGGTCACCGGCACCGGCAAGGTCATGCGCGAGCAGGCGAACGGACGCCACCTGCTCGAGCACAAGTCGAGCCGCCGCACCCGCCGCATCGCCGGTGACGTCGTCGTCTCGCCCGCAGACACGCCCAGGATCAAGAAGCTGCTCGGTCGCTGA
- the rplT gene encoding 50S ribosomal protein L20 gives MARVKRAVNAQKKRRSTLERASGYRGQRSRLYRKAKEQVTHSLVYAYRDRKARKGDFRKLWIQRINAAARENGMTYNRLIQGLKAAGVEVDRRVLADLAVNDAAAFAALVQVAKAALPEDVNAPRAAA, from the coding sequence GTGGCACGCGTGAAGCGGGCGGTCAACGCCCAGAAGAAGCGCCGCTCGACCCTCGAGCGCGCGAGCGGCTACCGCGGGCAGCGCTCGCGCCTGTACCGCAAGGCCAAGGAGCAGGTCACCCACTCGCTGGTGTACGCCTACCGCGACCGCAAGGCGCGCAAGGGCGACTTCCGCAAGCTGTGGATCCAGCGGATCAACGCGGCGGCCCGCGAGAACGGCATGACGTACAACCGCCTCATCCAGGGCCTCAAGGCCGCGGGTGTCGAGGTCGACCGTCGCGTCCTCGCCGACCTGGCCGTCAACGACGCCGCGGCGTTCGCCGCGCTCGTCCAGGTCGCCAAGGCCGCCCTCCCCGAGGACGTCAACGCGCCCCGCGCGGCTGCCTGA